One genomic window of Hydra vulgaris chromosome 03, alternate assembly HydraT2T_AEP includes the following:
- the LOC136078657 gene encoding THAP domain-containing protein 3-like — MVNTCAVIYCKTGYEKRENRINFIPEKQPLFGFSENNPDLLNQWVVFINRKLLKPSKNSAICAKHFEEKYLKIGKRVTLIWDLNPVPIIYCLPEKIPLSVYPTTSKGRKPPSVRQPSNNQDESNLFIE; from the coding sequence ATGGTTAACACATGTGCTGTAATTTACTGTAAAACTGGATATGAAAAGAGAGAGAATCGAATTAATTTTATTCCTGAAAAGCAACCACTTTTTGGATTTTCAGAAAATAATCCTGACTTATTAAATCAGTGGGTAGTATTTATCAATCGAAAGTTATTGAAGCCTAGTAAAAATTCGGCTATTTGTGCtaaacattttgaagaaaagtatttaaaaattggcaAAAGAGTTACATTAATTTGGGATTTAAATCCCGTTCCAATTATTTATTGCTTACCTGAAAAAATACCATTATCAGTATATCCAACTACATCGAAGGGTAGAAAGCCACCGTCTGTCCGTCAACCATCAAATAATCAGGATGAATCCAATTTATTTATAGAGTAG